CAGGGCGTTGAAGTGTCGGGTGAGGGTGCTGCCGTCGATCGGTGAGCCGTCGGGCCGGGTGAAGACGTACCCGCTGACCTTCCAAGAGGTCCCCGCCGCCTCGCGTTCCTCGGTCTGCCGTTCGCGGTGTTGTTCGAGGGAGCGCAGGCACTCTGTCGGCAGTGCGATGCGCCGTTCCGAGCTGTGGGTCTTGGTGGGCAGGGCGGTCAGGCCGGCGGAGTTGGTGCGTTGGAGGGTGCGGCGGATGCTCGCGGTCGCGCCGGTCAGGTCGAGGTCTTCCCAGCGCAGGCCGAGGAGTTCGCCCTTGCGCAGTCCGGTGCGTAGGGCGAGTTCGAACAGCGCGCTGAGCCGGTGGCCGTCGACAGCGGTGAGGAAGGCGCGGGCTTCTTCACCGGTTAGGGGTTCGAAGCGGCGGGGGCGGGGTGTGCCCATGCGGACGTTGCGGGCGACGTTGCGGGGGATCTCCTCCTCGCGGACGGCGTGCTCCAGCGCGGACTTGAGGACGGAGTGCACGTAGGCGAGCGTCAGCGGCGAGAGCCGCTTGCAGCAGCATGCTCCGGCCGCGCAGCATTGGGGCTGGTCGCGGGCGGTGTCGATGCCGCGTGCGCAGCACTGGCAGGTGGTGCGGAGCTGGTCGAGCCAGGTGCGGACGTCCTTGGCGGTGAGCTTGGCGAGCTTCTTCTTGCCGAGGCCGGGGATGAGGTAGAGGCGGACGACGGTGGTGTAGCGGGTGTGGGTGTTCTCGCGGAGGCGGTGGACGGCGACGTTCTCCAGCCAGTAGGTGAGGAACGCGGCCACGCTGCCCTGTGCTGAGGGGGCGGCTATGCCGCGGTTGCTCGTGGCGACCTTCTCGGTCAGCTGGGCCAGGGCCTCCTTGCGGGTGGTGCCGTAGACGTGGATGCGCTTGCGGGTGTCGCCTGGGGCGAGGACGTATCCGGCGGCTTCCCAGCGGCCGTCCTTGCGCTGGTAGACGGTGCCGTCGCCGTTGGCGCGGACCCTGCGCGAGCCGGTGCCGGTGCTGGTGGAGGTGGTGTTGGTGTCGGGGTTGGTCATCAGGCTGCCTGTTCGAGTTGGTGGTGGACAAGGGCGTGCAGGGCATGTGCGGGGATGCGGCGGGCGCGGCCGATGGTGAGGGAGGCGAGCTGCCGGGTGCGGATGAGGTCGTAGACGGTGGAGCGGCTGATCTTGAGGCGGTCCATGACCTCGGGGACGGTGAGCAGTTCGGTGTCGGCGGTCACGCGGTCACCTCACTGTGGACAGGGTCGGTCAGCGGGTCGGTGGAGTGACCGGCCCGGTCACCGGAGCGTTGCGTTTTCCGGGAGCGGGTCGGTTGCTCGGGCCGGGAGTTCCGTGCGGCGGTCAGGAGATCGGCGAGGTGGGCGAGTTCGGGCAGGAGGCCGGTTCCGGCGTACTGCCAGTGCGAAATCACCAGGGTCGTGTCCGTGCCGACGCGTCGCCCGCTCTCTGTGCGCCGACCGCTGCGGTGACCGGTGTTGGGGTCGATGTGACCGGCGGGCAGGTCAGCACGGTCACTGTGCCGGTCGGTGACTGGCTGGCCCTCGCCGGCCCGCTCCTGGGCGTCGTCTTGGCGGGTGCGCCAGGCGGTGCGTTCGGCTCGGAGGTGGGTGAGGGTGGTGGAGTAGTGGCGGGTGCGGGTGGAGAAGTGTCCTCGGAAGCCGAGCATGTGGGCCCACTGGCGTAGGCGGAGGTGGGTGTGCTGGGGTTGGGTGCCGAGGTGCCAGGCGGTGTGGATCATGCGGCGGGTGTGGTCGGTGAGGTCGTGCTGGGCGAGTTCGGCCAGGAAGCGCAGTCGGCGGTCGAGGGTGCCGGTGGTGGTCTCGGCTCCCTTGGTGGCGTACTTGGCGATGTAGGCGGCGACGTGCCGGTCGGTGACGGGAGCACCGTCGGTGAAGTGGGTGCTGCGGATCGCGCGGACGTCGATCTGCCGCCCGAACCGGAACACCGTGGACTCCGACGGCACTGCCTGCTCGGCATCCTCGGCCCTGGAGGGGCGCTGGTGCCGGACGCGGGTGCGCTTGGCGGCGGCTCGGACGGCGTGGTCGAGGAGTTCGGTGGTGGCCCAGGCGGGCGGGGCACTGTGGGGGCCGGTGGGTCCGTCGATGCGGATGACGGTGTGGAAGTGGATCTGTCCGCGCTTCTGGTATTCGGCGACCTTGGCGTACGACAAGGTGGCGTGGTGGCGCAGGGTGCGTTGGGTGAGTCCGGCGGCGTGGGCGATCTCGCGGCGCAGGTGGGTGGTGAAGCGGGCCCACAGGGCAGGGGCGTGGGCGTTCCACAGCACCGCCCCGGTGTAGTCGTACCTTCCGGGGTGCAGCGGTGTCCCGAGCAGCGGGTCGCCGTTGCTGTGCCGGGCTCCGCACGCGCACGGAGACGCGCCGGGTTGGTTGTGGACGGGGCCGAAGCCGGGGGCGGTGAGGGTGGCGAAGACGCGCGGGTGGCTGGCGACGCTGGCCGGGACGGTCTTGCCGCCGCGTAGTCCGGCGGCGATGAGCTGGTAGGTGTCGTATCGGTAGAGGTTCGAGCAGGCGGGGCAGCGGGTGGCGCGGCGGTTGCCGCAGCGCAGCAGGAGTTCGCCGGCGGGTAGGTGGCGGGTGTCGAGGATCTGGCCGGTGGCGGCATTGAGGCGGGTGCGGTGTCCGGTCATGCGGATCGGGCGGGCGCAGCCGCCCAGTGAGCCGATCTGCCGGGCCAGGGGTGCGAGGTGTCCGGCGGCGGCGAGCTTGGCCAGTCGGGCCGTCAGCCGTGCCCGGCGTTCCAGTGCCGAGTCCGTGTTCCCGGACGTGTCGGCGCTCTTGGCGAGCGCTGGTGGGGCGAACGCCCGGTTGGCGGGAGCGGAGGTGGTTGTGGGGGAGGGGAGTTGGAGCTGTGCGGGCATGGGGACAGACCTCCGGCAGGAGTCGGGAGAAGAGGAGAGGCGACCCGAGTGGTCAGCGCGCGGGGGAACGGTGCGCGTGACGGCGGGCGCGGGCGGTGGGCCGGGGACGTCTGTCCTGGTCAGCGGTGGTGTTCGCCAGCGGTGCGTGAAGGTAGCATCGCTTCAAGCGCGCATTCAAGTGCATCCCTCCTCATCTGTTTCGGTGGGCGGTGGGGACGCGAGTACTGTGGCCCCGGTTTCCCGTTTTGGGCGGGCCGGATTTCGGTGGTAGTGGCGCGGAGAGGGCGGGTGGCCTGCGGTGACAGTCGGGCGGCGGGGACGCAGGCCGGTGGGCGGCACGGTGCTGCTGACGTTCGAGGTCATCGCCGAGGCACTGCGGGAGCGGATCCGGTCCGGCGGGCTGAAGCCGGGGGACGCGCTGCCGACGCAGGCTGTGTTGATGGCGGAGTATGGGACCTCCAGCCTGTCCGTGCAGAAGGCCATGGCCCTGCTGAAGCAGGACGGCTACGCGATCTCCCGTCCCGGCAAGGGGGCCTTCGTCGCCGACGCCGACGCCGACGCCGACGCCGACGCCGACGCCGACGCCGACGGTGACTCAGGTGACGGGGAGGCGGGGAACGGGTCGGTGGGCGGGACGGCGGCTCGGGTCGAGGCGCTGGAGCTGGCACTGGCCCGGACGCTCGAACAGCTCACCAGCCTGCAGGGCCGCGTCGAAGCACTGGAGAAGGGCGTCACCGAGCGAGACCACTGACCCGTCGGCCTCTGGAGGGCCAGGGGCCGTGGGTGTGCGTCCAGATTTTCTCTACGAGGTTCAAGCGGCCCCGGCCCGCTGGAGGTGGCCCGACGTCGCCGACTGACCCAGGTAGGTGGAAGTACCCGAGGCTTCCACCGGCGTCGGCGGTCAGCCGTTCGTCAGGTTCAGTACGGGGTGCGACTGCTGCCCGTCGTGAGCAAGTTGTCGGGTAAGCGGTGCTTACCCTTGCGCCGACCAGGGCCGGGTGGGGTAGGGACTCCCTGCGCCTTGCGGAGCAAGTTGTCGCCAGCGACCGTCCTACGGCCGGATCGCAGGCACGGGGCCGGCCAGGGGTCCGACCCTCCGCGTCTATCGTCGCGCTCGCCGAGAGTGTGTGCGCCAGCCGGGGTGAACTTCGCGGAATCAGTCTCACCGGAGCCGTGCGACCGTCCTACACTGCTTGCGTGACCGCTGCATACGACTACGAGGACATGCACCACCTGGTGGACCGGCTCACCCCGACCCAGGTGCGACGCCTTCGCCTGCTCGTCACCCAGGACGAGGAACTGTCCCAGGTCGCCCAGACGCTGCCCGTGGCCGACTCGCCCCAGGCGGAGGCAGTTCCTGAGGGGCTGCTGGCCCTGATCGGCAGCATCGACGGTCCAGCGGACCTGGGCGAGCGGCACGACGACTACATCCGTGAGCGGATGCGCGAGCGCTTCGGCGACTCGGCGTGATCGCCACAGTTCTGGACACCGGCCCACTGGCAGCAGCCCTGAACATCAGCGACCGTCGGCACATGGAGTGCGCCTCGCTGCTGGTGTCCCTCACCGGCCGCCGCTTGCTGCCCAGCCCGGTCATGACCGAGGTCTGCTGGCTGCTGGAACGCTGGCCCAAGGTCGAGGCAGCGTTCCTGGCCGAGGTCGCACGTGGGACCTTCGAACTGGTCCACCTCACCCCCGCCGACCTGACACGCATGGGTGAGCTCGTCCTCCAGTACGCCGACTTTCCGCTCGGCGGTGTCGATGCCTCTGTCATCGCGGTGGCCGAACGTTTCGGCGTGGACCGCGTAGCGACCCTCGACCGCCGACATTTCAGCGTCGTCAAGCCCGCGCACGTCCCCGCACTCACGCTCCTACCGTAGCTACCCAGTGGTCTAGACCTCTGACGGCAGTAGTGACGGCAACAACCCTGGACTTCCACGCACTCCCACGCACCTCACTGGAGTGCCAAACCGCCACTGACCTGCAGAAACGCAGGTAGGGAGGGGTCGCCACCCACACGTACTATGTACTGGCCGGGACCACGCCGATCCTGGTGCATAACTGCAATGGTGCGCGCTTCTCGGTTGACTCCAATGGAGTTGCGACAGATACCGTCCATGGTGATCCGAATGTCATGGACAAAAACCCGCTGGATGGAACAAGGTACACCGAGAAAGTCCTGCGCCAGGCTGCAACCGGTGACTATCATGGATTTCCCGAGATAGCAGACACGATTCCTACTATGCGCAACGCGACAATTGAATCCGGCGGGGATGGCATCCCCAGAATGCACGTGCGACTGCCTGGTGAATATGATGGCAAGTCGGGATTCTTTCACTGGATCATTGAGCAAGACGGAAATATTAATCACCGCCTATTTACACCGAGTGGATGACCTATGGCCCATGTGAGGCAAGTGGCCCTGCTTGCCGCTCTGCCGAAGTCGCTTCAAGACAGGTCAGTCGACCTGAGTGAAGTAGGGTCTGCCGAATACGGCTTCCCCGTCGATTGTGCAGACGAAGTATTTAACTCCATTATTCAGAACGGTTTTGCCGTCCTGGGCGGTGATTTGTGGCGCAAGGCTGGAGTAAAATTTGAGCCAGTTTTCGATGGATGGTATAGTAATTCGCCAAGCGAAGATGCTGTTTCTGTTTGGCGCAAATTCCTCGACAGGATGCCAAGCGGCTCGGAGTATTTCACTACTTTCGTAGTTCGATAGCACTGGGTCATCAAGAGATCGGATCGAATATTGGAGGCCCACCGACTTGGTTCGCCGGTGGGCCTCTGGGGTGTCTGACGGGCTCCCCGTGAGCAAGGTCGCCGCCGTTTCGAACCCACTCGCCAGTACACCTGACGCTCCGCCCTTTCCGGTTCCGGGCGGCGACGGAGCAGGAGCAGGCTGGCCGGGCGCTTCCCGCGGAGCCGGAGTCGGAGCGGGGCGCCGCCGGGGGCGGCGTGGGGCCTGCTGGTGCCGGGGCGGTTGACCCCGGTGCGGGAGAGCATCCCGCAGGCGAAGCGCAACGAGTTGGTGGTGGCCGCGGGCCGGTTGCTGGCGCTGCTCAGGAACTCGCTGGACCGGTCGGAGGCTATGCAGATGGTGTACGCGCTGAAGGCGGCCCAGTGGAACCGGATGGCGGGTGGGCACGGGCGCCAGCTGCTGACCGCGCTACGGGAGGCGCTGGGCGCCAAGCGCGGTGCCCACGCGGATGAGCTGTACCAGCTCCTGGAGGTGTTAGCG
The Streptacidiphilus albus JL83 genome window above contains:
- a CDS encoding tyrosine-type recombinase/integrase; protein product: MTNPDTNTTSTSTGTGSRRVRANGDGTVYQRKDGRWEAAGYVLAPGDTRKRIHVYGTTRKEALAQLTEKVATSNRGIAAPSAQGSVAAFLTYWLENVAVHRLRENTHTRYTTVVRLYLIPGLGKKKLAKLTAKDVRTWLDQLRTTCQCCARGIDTARDQPQCCAAGACCCKRLSPLTLAYVHSVLKSALEHAVREEEIPRNVARNVRMGTPRPRRFEPLTGEEARAFLTAVDGHRLSALFELALRTGLRKGELLGLRWEDLDLTGATASIRRTLQRTNSAGLTALPTKTHSSERRIALPTECLRSLEQHRERQTEEREAAGTSWKVSGYVFTRPDGSPIDGSTLTRHFNALLRGAALRRIRFHDLRHSAATLLLEQGVELVVIRDLLGHAHIGVTASVYAHVRLRLQRDAIDLLGNALRAPNAAATRPDDGDEPPLCAAPVH
- a CDS encoding helix-turn-helix domain-containing protein, whose protein sequence is MTADTELLTVPEVMDRLKISRSTVYDLIRTRQLASLTIGRARRIPAHALHALVHHQLEQAA
- a CDS encoding replication initiator codes for the protein MPAQLQLPSPTTTSAPANRAFAPPALAKSADTSGNTDSALERRARLTARLAKLAAAGHLAPLARQIGSLGGCARPIRMTGHRTRLNAATGQILDTRHLPAGELLLRCGNRRATRCPACSNLYRYDTYQLIAAGLRGGKTVPASVASHPRVFATLTAPGFGPVHNQPGASPCACGARHSNGDPLLGTPLHPGRYDYTGAVLWNAHAPALWARFTTHLRREIAHAAGLTQRTLRHHATLSYAKVAEYQKRGQIHFHTVIRIDGPTGPHSAPPAWATTELLDHAVRAAAKRTRVRHQRPSRAEDAEQAVPSESTVFRFGRQIDVRAIRSTHFTDGAPVTDRHVAAYIAKYATKGAETTTGTLDRRLRFLAELAQHDLTDHTRRMIHTAWHLGTQPQHTHLRLRQWAHMLGFRGHFSTRTRHYSTTLTHLRAERTAWRTRQDDAQERAGEGQPVTDRHSDRADLPAGHIDPNTGHRSGRRTESGRRVGTDTTLVISHWQYAGTGLLPELAHLADLLTAARNSRPEQPTRSRKTQRSGDRAGHSTDPLTDPVHSEVTA
- a CDS encoding winged helix-turn-helix domain-containing protein, yielding MGGTVLLTFEVIAEALRERIRSGGLKPGDALPTQAVLMAEYGTSSLSVQKAMALLKQDGYAISRPGKGAFVADADADADADADADADGDSGDGEAGNGSVGGTAARVEALELALARTLEQLTSLQGRVEALEKGVTERDH
- a CDS encoding type II toxin-antitoxin system VapC family toxin, with translation MIATVLDTGPLAAALNISDRRHMECASLLVSLTGRRLLPSPVMTEVCWLLERWPKVEAAFLAEVARGTFELVHLTPADLTRMGELVLQYADFPLGGVDASVIAVAERFGVDRVATLDRRHFSVVKPAHVPALTLLP
- a CDS encoding Imm40 family immunity protein; translation: MALLAALPKSLQDRSVDLSEVGSAEYGFPVDCADEVFNSIIQNGFAVLGGDLWRKAGVKFEPVFDGWYSNSPSEDAVSVWRKFLDRMPSGSEYFTTFVVR